The stretch of DNA GGTTTGCATTGTGGAGGCGGTGCACTTGGCCAGCGATTGTTGCTCCCAGGCAATCTGGGAGCCGATGCCGTACTGATCGGCGGCTGCCTTCTGAATAAAAGCTATTGTTGTCCGGTTAAGTTCTCGCTGGCGCGTGAAGAGCTTGAAGATGGGTATGGGGGATATGTTGCCGTAGCCGCAGACGAAGGCGTACGTGGTGTAGTCGGTGATTGCCAGTTTGTAGGTGACGATGATCTTTCCGTAGTGCAGCTGGAAGATGCCGTATTGGGTGGCATTTTCCCAGGGAAAGTCGACCTGTTCTTCGGTGTAATGCCAGCCACCGTTCACGGTGCTAATGTACCTCAAGTCCAGCGCAAAACGATCCTCTACGATGGCGTCGGGCACAGACACATTCAGGCACTCCAGCACATCCACATTGGGCACTCGGGCAGCCTCGTACCAGTAGCCAGAGAGCTGGGCGGGGGgcaggaaaataaaaattagaacAGCGCTCCGGGTTGAACTTTGATTACGTACAGCTGTCAGGTTGAAGGGGAACCCTATGTTGTCGGCCCGACAATTCAACTGCTTGGGCAATGTCGGTATCAGGGGTATCCCGAAGCGAGCCGCTTCCGTTCGCTGTGgcatgccgcagcagcagagcgccACGAAAAGTGTCACAACAAATGCCTGGGTCTCCATTTCGATCCGCTCACTCCGACAATCTTCTGGCAACTGAACTGATCGCACACACAAGTTTCAATAATCTCATGCTTATCAGCATGAATGATGAAATACAACCGGGGAGTACAATTGTActcgtgcatacatacataacatatatgtacatacatatgtatacattaataaacatttctaTGCATACACAATTTTGTGCTGAATGCGTAAAAAAACTACTTTTATCACTTAGCTATCTGTGGCATGATTAATTGGGGTGgatctgtttttattttaatcttTTTATGATATGCTTTGACCACCGTAAGGGCATATTCCGCTGATCAAACAAAATGCTCAGCGATCGGCCAGACTTTAGATTTGTTGTCGGGTTTGGTAGCACCAGGAAATTATAATTAGAAAAAAGAGTAAACCGATAAGTGGCTATAATTCAGTAGAAATGTTCGATTGATTACTTCAAATGAACTTGAGATAGTCTGCAGACGTTGTTAAGTttatttgctgcctttttatTGACTCACTCCCAGCATGCACCTTTATTCAGATATAAATTATCTGCC from Drosophila subobscura isolate 14011-0131.10 chromosome O, UCBerk_Dsub_1.0, whole genome shotgun sequence encodes:
- the LOC117896421 gene encoding uncharacterized protein LOC117896421; translation: METQAFVVTLFVALCCCGMPQRTEAARFGIPLIPTLPKQLNCRADNIGFPFNLTALSGYWYEAARVPNVDVLECLNVSVPDAIVEDRFALDLRYISTVNGGWHYTEEQVDFPWENATQYGIFQLHYGKIIVTYKLAITDYTTYAFVCGYGNISPIPIFKLFTRQRELNRTTIAFIQKAAADQYGIGSQIAWEQQSLAKCTASTMQTSLGFVIGFVFLWCRILT